Genomic DNA from Pelosinus sp. UFO1:
AAATAGTACAATCATTTTTATGGTAATATTTTGGTTAAAAAAAATCAGAATATCCTAATGAAGAAGCAAAATATGTACTAGAAGTTACACTATTAAGGAGGGTCTATATTGAGTATTTTAAAAGATTGGAAAATTCATGTTGCTGCTTTCATCATTGTTGTTATCTGCGAGTTAATTGGAGCACATAAAGTGCAAATGGGTCCTGGTGTATTGTTGTTTTTACCTATGTTATACGCCATGGTATTAGGGGGCATCGTAAGCTGGCCACGGCTTAAGATTATTAATCTGCAAGAAATGAATGCTGCTTCCACTGTCTTGAGTTTGACTACCTTTATTTTAGTTGCCAAATTAGGATTAATTATCGGTCCATCCCTAGTTAAAGTGGTTCAATCTGGCCTAGCCCTATCACTGCAAGAGTTAGGACATTTCTTGGGTACCGTAATTTTAGGCTTACCTTTAGCAATCTTCTTAGGACTGGGTCGTGAGGCGATCGGAGCAACTTTCTCCATTGACCGTGAACCGAACATTGCTATTA
This window encodes:
- a CDS encoding DUF3100 domain-containing protein; protein product: MSILKDWKIHVAAFIIVVICELIGAHKVQMGPGVLLFLPMLYAMVLGGIVSWPRLKIINLQEMNAASTVLSLTTFILVAKLGLIIGPSLVKVVQSGLALSLQELGHFLGTVILGLPLAIFLGLGREAIGATFSIDREPNIAIIAEKYGMDSPEGRGVMSVYICGTLFGAVWLGLLAGYLAALNLFHPYALAMGAGVGSGSMMAAASGAIIAVFPENKNEILMYAGASNLLTTIIGIYFCLFVSLPLTERLYKILTPIIGKNQANPKTHGGVAK